The genomic window TGCTGGTTTCATAAAATGCAACCGAAGGCTGAACCAAGGCAGTGCAACTTAGAAGCACATACACAAACACCACAGCTGACCAGGAACTTAGTGCAAAGTCTCCAACGCAGTCGGCGGTCCCGGCCCCTCCCTCCCCCGGGGCCGCCGGGGATCCAGGTGAAGGAAttgacttccttttttgtttAGTGAGGACCGCAGTGCTGGGCATGATGGGAAATGTAGTTCGCCGtgcccgccccccacccccttaCCCAAACAGTGTCCGAGAGTGTCGGGGTGTCAGCCGCCACCCCCGAGTCCGGGAGAcgggtggaggaggggaggagaatgGAGCCAGAGGGGCGGGGAGAAGAGGGGTTCAAGACACCCTCCccgggaagaaaagaaaaaaaaagttgaagtgttttcatttctgccttctcaTTTTGAGAACTTTGGAGTCCGCCCCCAGAGAGGAAATGTGACCCAAACGTCCCTTTCGGAGATAGAGTTTGCCTTTGTTTTTGCTCAGAATTTCACAAGACCCCATTCCTCACCCCACAGAGGGACTCAGGAGAGCGGAACGTCGGGCTTCCCGGGTCTGACAACTGATTGGAATCGGCTTCCCGGGTCCCGCGCCCTCCTGCGCTGCGCCCCCGGCGCGCCCCGGCCGCCAGGGCGCCCTGCCTCGCCCCCGGCTGCCCGGCACCTCCTCCGGGCAGCAGCCCTCCCTCACGTGGCAGGCTCCTCGCTAAACACCACTGCAATCactacaataaaaagaaaaaaaaagagtaggagaAACACAAAGCATACTTAAATAGGCGTTTTCTCTCTGCAAAAATAAAGTCCAagattttagatttctttttttattttacaatttataaaaCATCAGCCGCCTGCCCCCGCTCGCCCCCAGCTCAGCCCCGAGTGGCCCGGCGCCCGCTCGTTCCCTCCTCTCGCCCCTTTGCCGAGTCTTTGTCTGGCCCCAGCCCCGCGGGGCCCCGGGTCCCTGTGCCCTCGGGGGTCCCTAGAAGGCGACAATGGCTCGAGTCCAGGCGCCGAGGCTGGCGAGCGCCTGCTTGGCGCACAGCTGCCCGTTGAGCGGCGGCGGCTGCTCCGAGGAGTCCGGCTGTCGGCTCACCAGCCCCGAGAAGCCGGAGCCAAAGATGGAGATCAAGTTTGAGATGTTGGACGCGTCCGGGGACGAGTCCGGGCAGAAGTCCTCGAAGCGGGCGCGCTTGCAGGGGGCGAACGGGGCGCCCCCGGGGGGCTCGGCCCCCAGCTCGCCCGCGTCCTCCTCGtcgtcttcctcctcctcctggccaGGGTAATACTTGCGCTTGCAGCCGGCGGCGGACGCCAGGCCCGGTCCCGGAGCGCCCTGGCCACAGCAGGGGCAGTGGGCGGAGGCGCAGCAGTCCTGGTGCAAGTAGCCGTTCTCCACCGTGGTCACCACGTGAGTGTCTAGGTCCAGCACGGTGGTCTGGCTGCTGCAGTGCAAGCCGAAGTCCGAAGGGGTAGGGTATGCGCCCCGGTAGAAGCCAGGGGAGGAGGCGGGGGCCGGGGAGGCGGGCGGAGAAGCGGCGGCGGCCGGAGGGGCGGCCCCTGGGGGCGCGGAGGGCGCGGAGCAGGCGGCCGGGGCGCGAGGGTCCCGCGGGCAGAGCGCAGCGGGCGCgggcggcggcagcggcagcggcagcggcgcAGGACCCGGCTGCAGAGGCTCCAACGGCTGCCCGCGGTGGGGCGCGCCGTGCGGCGGCTGGAGCGCGGCGCACCCGGGCAGCTCCGAGAGCGCCCCCGCGCCGCCCGCGGGCGCTccggccgccgctgccgccgcgcAGCCCCTGGGCGCCGggtgctggtgctggtgcagCTGCTGCTGGAGGTGCAGCTGGTGGAGCTGGTGGAGCTGGTGCAGCTGGTGCCGGGCGGCCGGCTCGCGCGCCTCCGCGTCCCCGCCGCCGCCAAGTTGGAGCGGGCCGAAGTCGGCCGCGCTGGCCGGCATGCCCGGCGCCGCGTACGCTaggtgctggtgctggtggtggggcggctgctgctgttgctgctgctgctggcgcCGGTAGAGCTCGGCGTAGCGCTCGCTCAGGTAGAGCTGGCGCGCGTTGCGGAGCACGTAGGACACCAGGAGGTTCTTGTGCAGCTTGATGCCGCCGCGCTGGGTTCGGGAGCTGTGGATCTTGCGCAGGGAGATGCTGATCAGGCTCTGGGCGTCCAGGGCGCACTCCATGCTCCCGCGGAGACGGCGGCGGAGCAGCcgccgctgctgctgctcttAACGCTTCTGCTGTTTCTGCCTCCAGCCGGCTGCCGGGGAGCGCCGGGCAGGGGTAACGGAGTCCGGGTCAGCGGTTCGGCTGCGCTCCGAGAGGAGCCGCCACCATGCGCCGCGCGCCACCCGCGGGCTCGCGCTCCCCAGACGGCGCCAAAGCAATGAGTCTCGGCCGGCCCCGGCCCCAGCTATTTAGCCGGGTGCCCGGGCCCCGCCCCACATGAGAAAAGCCAATAGGAGCTCTGAGAGTCTCCTGAGTGACAGACGCTGCCCGCCCCGGGGCTACTCGGCTGGCCAATCAGACCAAGGCGGTTCCTTTGTGCTATTCAAATACCGAACGGACCCCGGGCCTCCAAAGCCGCTGCTGCCTCGAATGTTCTGCTGGGGCTACCGCGCCGCGCGGGACTCGGAGCCGCCGGGGCCGCAGTCTGCAGCATAGGTCGCCTGGCAGCGGCCACGTTGAACCCCGCGGCTGCCCTCGCGTTAGGTCCCGCGAGCCGGGGATCGGCTCACCTGAGTGCTGCGGCGACGGCTCCTCCCCTTTCCGCACGGCTGGGCCTCACCTGCGGCAGGTGCGCGCCGCTCACCGCTCCCCCGGCCGCGCGGCGCCTCCACCTGCCCACCTGTCGCCCCCCGAGTGACCCGCGGGAGTCAAAGCCTCTCTATAGGAGGCTGGTGGGGCCGCCGGCTTGACACTGGGGAACATCAAAGGAGCGAGGTTTTGGGGGTTACCCTCTACCGCAGAGAATGTAGGGCCTGACTCCTTGACTTTTTGGCCGAGGGGCCTCTGGGAATGCTTGCGGAAGGGAAGTCCTCCCCATTTGTCTGACAGGAAAAACCAAAACATCGTGAATTTTGACCCTCTCTGATGGAGAGAGTTCCGAGGCCAGGCATGACCCAGGGAGTGTATGGACCTCGCGACCAGCTGAGGCTCAAAGGCGTCCTGAGAGCCGAAACGCTGAGTGTCCTAATCACCAGCTCTGTAACCTTTCCTTTCGTGCCTaactaataataatgacaataggGACTATTATTATGGGCCTAGTATGGGGCAGGCCCTTCCCAGCAACTCCCCAATGCCTCACTCTAACGTTTCTAGAGGAGAGGCCTGAGGCTCGGAGGAGTGGAGTTACTTGGGGAACCACACAGTTCCCAGGGGGCGGAGCTAGGAGCTGGGACAGGACCCTGCGCTCCAGACGGGAGGTGGATACCAAAGGCCCGGGAACTCACCGACTTAACTTCTGTTGACACAGTTTTCCTTCTTATCCTGAACCCTTCAGGGGCCACCTCCTCCCAGCTGGGGACTGAGACAATAGGAGAAGAGAGGGACAGGATTGCTGATTCCTGGGGGCGCTCTATCTGGACCAAGAGGCCTGAAGGGGGCTGGTTGCTGCTCCCAGGGGTTTCAAAGgtgcctggggtgggggctgcccaGACAGCTCCGGAGGCTCTTGGAAGTGG from Pongo abelii isolate AG06213 chromosome 13, NHGRI_mPonAbe1-v2.0_pri, whole genome shotgun sequence includes these protein-coding regions:
- the IER5L gene encoding immediate early response gene 5-like protein, with the protein product MECALDAQSLISISLRKIHSSRTQRGGIKLHKNLLVSYVLRNARQLYLSERYAELYRRQQQQQQQQPPHHQHQHLAYAAPGMPASAADFGPLQLGGGGDAEAREPAARHQLHQLHQLHQLHLQQQLHQHQHPAPRGCAAAAAAGAPAGGAGALSELPGCAALQPPHGAPHRGQPLEPLQPGPAPLPLPLPPPAPAALCPRDPRAPAACSAPSAPPGAAPPAAAASPPASPAPASSPGFYRGAYPTPSDFGLHCSSQTTVLDLDTHVVTTVENGYLHQDCCASAHCPCCGQGAPGPGLASAAGCKRKYYPGQEEEEDDEEDAGELGAEPPGGAPFAPCKRARFEDFCPDSSPDASNISNLISIFGSGFSGLVSRQPDSSEQPPPLNGQLCAKQALASLGAWTRAIVAF